A genomic region of Jatrophihabitans sp. contains the following coding sequences:
- a CDS encoding glucose-6-phosphate isomerase produces MTETASTNDDVLRLEPQYPDVGSYTDALNALVHDQVASRIAAQDPTLWGADAESEAAKRLSWVSLALTSRPLIAQIAALREELAAEGVDHVVLAGMGGSSLAPEVICATAGVALVTLDTTDPGQVRVAIADSLQRTVLVVSSKSGGTVETDSHRRAYEQAFTEQGIDPRRRIVVVTDPGSPLQQAAEEAGYRKVFLADPNVGGRYSALTAFGLVPSGLAGVDLTTLLDEAGEAAEALSADSAANPGLRLGALLGQAHNSSSDGTGSNDAGSGGGAGSNGGAGSGGGAGSNGAGCDKVVFADFGSGIVGFGDWAEQLIAESTGKDGRGLLPVVVEGPDAPGFADAGPDAILISLGGDRQSAEPASGWGAAVSGPLGGQLLLWEYATAIAGRIIGINPFDQPNVEEAKKQARALLDAPEQAGKDEPALTDGAVQVFGAGFDLAGASTLADALRAFLAAAPERGYVSVQAYLDRHADTEALELRPALARRTGLQTTFGWGPRFLHSTGQYHKGGHPNGVFLQLTGDISAEAGGDLEVPDRPYTFASLQHAQAAGDATVLADKGRPVLHLHLTDRAAGIQQLLQAL; encoded by the coding sequence ATGACCGAGACGGCTTCGACCAACGACGACGTGCTGCGGCTGGAACCGCAGTACCCCGACGTCGGGTCCTACACCGACGCCCTGAACGCGCTGGTGCACGACCAGGTCGCCAGCCGGATCGCCGCTCAGGACCCGACCCTGTGGGGCGCCGACGCCGAGTCCGAGGCGGCCAAGCGACTGTCCTGGGTGTCGCTGGCCCTGACCTCCCGCCCGCTGATCGCCCAGATCGCCGCGCTGCGCGAGGAGCTGGCCGCCGAAGGGGTCGACCACGTGGTGCTGGCCGGCATGGGTGGCAGCTCGCTGGCCCCCGAGGTCATCTGCGCCACCGCCGGCGTCGCGCTGGTCACCCTGGACACCACCGACCCCGGCCAGGTGCGGGTCGCCATCGCCGACAGCCTGCAACGCACCGTCCTGGTGGTCTCGAGCAAGTCCGGCGGCACCGTCGAGACCGACTCGCACCGGCGGGCCTACGAGCAGGCCTTCACCGAGCAGGGCATCGACCCGCGGCGGCGGATCGTGGTGGTCACCGACCCCGGCTCGCCGCTGCAGCAGGCCGCCGAGGAGGCCGGTTACCGCAAGGTGTTCCTGGCCGACCCGAACGTCGGCGGGCGCTACAGCGCGCTGACCGCGTTCGGCCTGGTGCCCTCCGGCCTGGCCGGCGTCGACCTGACCACGCTGCTGGACGAGGCCGGCGAGGCGGCCGAGGCGCTGTCGGCCGACTCGGCGGCCAATCCCGGCCTGCGGCTCGGCGCGTTGCTGGGTCAGGCGCACAATTCCAGCTCGGACGGCACCGGCTCGAACGACGCCGGCTCGGGCGGCGGTGCCGGCTCGAACGGCGGTGCCGGCTCGGGCGGCGGTGCCGGCTCGAACGGCGCCGGCTGCGACAAGGTGGTGTTCGCCGACTTCGGCTCGGGCATCGTCGGCTTCGGCGACTGGGCCGAGCAGCTGATCGCCGAGTCGACGGGCAAGGACGGCCGCGGCCTGCTGCCGGTGGTGGTGGAGGGCCCGGACGCGCCGGGATTCGCCGACGCCGGCCCGGACGCGATCCTGATCAGCCTGGGCGGTGACCGGCAGTCCGCCGAGCCGGCCTCGGGTTGGGGCGCGGCGGTCTCCGGCCCGCTCGGCGGGCAGCTGCTGCTCTGGGAGTACGCCACCGCCATCGCCGGCCGGATCATCGGGATCAACCCGTTCGACCAGCCCAACGTCGAAGAGGCCAAGAAGCAGGCCCGGGCGCTGCTGGACGCCCCGGAGCAGGCCGGCAAGGACGAGCCGGCGCTGACCGACGGCGCCGTCCAGGTCTTCGGCGCGGGCTTCGACCTGGCCGGCGCGAGCACGCTGGCCGACGCGCTGCGGGCGTTCCTGGCCGCGGCGCCCGAGCGGGGCTACGTCAGCGTCCAGGCCTACCTCGACCGGCACGCCGACACCGAGGCGCTCGAGCTGCGTCCGGCGCTGGCCCGCCGTACCGGCCTGCAGACCACCTTCGGCTGGGGACCGCGGTTCCTGCACTCGACCGGCCAGTACCACAAGGGCGGGCATCCCAACGGGGTGTTCCTGCAGCTCACCGGCGACATCTCGGCCGAGGCGGGCGGTGACCTGGAGGTGCCGGACCGCCCGTACACCTTCGCCTCGCTGCAGCACGCGCAGGCGGCCGGCGACGCCACGGTGCTCGCCGACAAGGGCCGGCCGGTGCTGCACCTGCACCTGACCGACCGCGCCGCGGGCATCCAGCAGCTACTGCAAGCGCTCTGA
- a CDS encoding glucose-6-phosphate dehydrogenase assembly protein OpcA gives MTTLWDTTGTAVVQALAAKRRSGGAVTSGLALTLVVVLEEKDVDDVEAAVATAAAKHPMRVIMVLRHNIDAPVPRLDAEVTIGGRRGPGEAVVLRMFGRLALHAESVTLPLLAPDAPVVAWWYSETPRVIANDPLGVFADRRITNVIRDRDPAAALQQRAADYAPGDTDLTWTVITPWRAALAAAFDTASSPATSVIVSGNPQDPSAQLLAGWLTSRLEIDVPVHKAEGKYIVAVEIEFADGRTVKMTNEGYKLLMRRPGQLDTIQPFPQRTTGDMLAEELRRLDADQPYGEALAAVSGLTGLNERAAVRTHIWHDPAMAQQEA, from the coding sequence GTGACCACACTCTGGGACACCACCGGAACCGCGGTGGTGCAGGCGCTGGCCGCCAAGCGGCGCTCGGGCGGCGCGGTGACCAGCGGCCTGGCTCTGACACTGGTGGTGGTGCTGGAGGAGAAGGACGTCGACGACGTCGAGGCGGCCGTGGCGACCGCGGCGGCCAAGCACCCGATGCGGGTGATCATGGTGCTGCGGCACAACATCGACGCGCCGGTCCCCCGGTTGGACGCCGAGGTGACCATCGGCGGCCGGCGCGGGCCCGGTGAAGCCGTGGTGCTCCGGATGTTCGGACGGCTGGCGCTGCACGCCGAGTCGGTGACGCTGCCGCTGCTGGCGCCGGACGCGCCGGTGGTCGCCTGGTGGTACTCCGAGACCCCCAGGGTGATCGCCAACGACCCGCTCGGGGTGTTCGCCGACCGCCGGATCACCAACGTGATCCGCGACCGGGACCCGGCCGCCGCGCTGCAGCAGCGAGCGGCCGACTACGCCCCGGGCGACACCGACCTGACCTGGACGGTGATCACGCCGTGGCGGGCGGCGCTGGCGGCGGCGTTCGACACCGCCTCCTCACCGGCCACCTCGGTGATCGTGTCCGGCAACCCCCAGGACCCCTCGGCGCAACTGCTGGCCGGCTGGTTGACGTCCCGGCTGGAAATCGACGTCCCGGTGCACAAGGCCGAGGGCAAGTACATCGTCGCGGTCGAGATCGAGTTCGCCGACGGCCGGACGGTCAAGATGACCAACGAGGGCTACAAGCTGCTGATGCGCCGGCCCGGGCAGCTCGACACCATCCAGCCGTTCCCGCAGCGGACCACCGGCGACATGCTGGCCGAGGAGCTGCGCCGCCTGGACGCCGACCAGCCCTACGGCGAGGCGCTTGCCGCGGTGTCAGGCCTGACCGGCCTCAACGAACGCGCGGCGGTCCGAACCCACATCTGGCACGATCCGGCGATGGCGCAGCAGGAGGCCTGA
- the pgl gene encoding 6-phosphogluconolactonase: protein MPAQPELIIQANPEGLAGDVAVRAVATLARAQQNRGRAALALTAGSIMEQVWSAIAAAPLRDTVDWSRVDVFWADERYVPAGSADRNDAPATRLLFSQPPFKAARLFPMPASDGPYANLDDAAAGYAEQLSDARRADDPDEVPYFDVLLLGVGPDGHCASLFPEHPSAYDESGPVIAVRNSPKPPPLRISLSFLGLAAANEIWFVASGAGKARAVALALSGAGRVQVPAAGPRGRFRTLWLVDREAAAGLPRHPDGRPML, encoded by the coding sequence ATGCCCGCGCAGCCGGAACTCATCATCCAGGCCAATCCGGAGGGCCTGGCAGGAGATGTGGCGGTGCGGGCGGTGGCCACGCTGGCCCGCGCCCAGCAGAACCGGGGCCGGGCGGCGCTGGCGCTGACCGCGGGCTCGATTATGGAACAGGTCTGGTCGGCAATCGCCGCCGCGCCCTTGCGCGACACCGTCGACTGGTCCCGGGTGGATGTGTTCTGGGCCGACGAGCGCTACGTCCCGGCCGGCTCGGCCGATCGCAACGACGCCCCGGCGACCCGGCTGCTGTTCTCCCAGCCGCCGTTCAAGGCCGCCCGGCTGTTCCCGATGCCGGCCAGTGACGGCCCGTACGCCAACCTCGACGACGCCGCGGCCGGCTACGCCGAGCAGTTGTCGGACGCGCGCCGGGCGGACGACCCGGACGAGGTGCCGTACTTCGACGTGCTGCTGCTGGGCGTCGGCCCGGACGGGCACTGCGCGTCGCTGTTCCCCGAGCACCCCAGCGCCTATGACGAGTCCGGCCCGGTGATCGCGGTGCGCAACTCTCCCAAGCCACCGCCGCTGCGGATCTCACTGAGCTTTCTAGGCCTTGCGGCGGCGAACGAGATCTGGTTCGTGGCCTCCGGCGCCGGCAAGGCACGGGCGGTCGCCCTGGCGCTCAGCGGGGCCGGCCGGGTGCAGGTGCCGGCCGCCGGCCCGCGTGGCCGGTTCCGGACGCTCTGGTTGGTGGACCGGGAGGCCGCGGCCGGGCTGCCACGGCATCCCGACGGCCGGCCGATGCTCTGA
- a CDS encoding sigma-70 family RNA polymerase sigma factor, with translation MSGEQSMPLTRYIAEHGMALTRFAYLVAGDRGRAEDLLQETYLALYRRFGDALPPDLPAAYARTAIVRAQIRQGRRRQFVERPTAELPDRPAPATDPADSDQLWKLLAGLSHRQRCVLVLRYRYGCADEEIAETLGCRRATVRSLAARALADLRANRAVTELAGEY, from the coding sequence ATGTCCGGCGAGCAGAGCATGCCGCTGACGCGCTACATCGCCGAGCACGGCATGGCGCTGACCCGGTTCGCCTACCTGGTGGCCGGCGACCGCGGCCGGGCCGAGGACCTGCTGCAAGAGACCTACCTGGCGCTGTACCGGAGGTTCGGCGACGCGCTGCCGCCCGACCTGCCTGCCGCTTATGCCCGGACCGCGATCGTCCGAGCCCAGATCAGGCAGGGGCGCCGGCGGCAGTTCGTCGAACGGCCGACCGCCGAACTGCCCGACCGCCCAGCGCCGGCGACCGATCCGGCCGACTCCGACCAGCTCTGGAAGTTGCTGGCCGGGCTGAGCCATCGGCAGCGCTGCGTGCTGGTGCTGCGCTACCGCTACGGCTGCGCCGACGAGGAGATCGCCGAGACGCTGGGCTGCCGGCGGGCCACCGTCCGCAGCCTGGCCGCCCGTGCACTAGCCGACCTGCGCGCCAACCGCGCGGTCACCGAACTCGCAGGAGAGTACTGA
- the tkt gene encoding transketolase, which translates to MTETAPGIVQTHPDWWTELDSRAVDTARLLAADAVQKVGNGHPGTAMSLAPLAYLLFQRTMRHDPTDPNWVARDRFVLSNGHSSLTLYIQLFLAGYGLELEDIKSLRTWGSLTPGHPEHGHTSGVETTTGPLGQGVGNAVGFAMAARRERGLLDPDTAPGESVFDHQIYVIAGDGCLQEGVSGEASSLAGHQQLGNLTLIWDDNHISIEDDTNIAFSEDVCKRYEAYGWHVQQVESGEDVVALEAALEAARAETDRPSFIAVRTIIAWPAPTKQNTGKAHGSALGDEEIAETKKILGFDPGIDFAVDPEMLQHTRKAVDRGRAARAEWQPAFDAWAADNTERKTLFDRMVERSLPPGWADSLPSFPTEKDGKPNSIATRAASGKVLSALAGVLPELWGGSADLAESNNTTMEGEPSFVPADRQTKAFQGGPYGRTLHFGIREHAMGSIMNGIALHGGTRIYGGTFLVFSDYMRPPVRLAAIMQLPTIYVWTHDSIGLGEDGPTHQPVEHLASLRAIPGLDVVRPADANETAVVWRAVLEHNDRPAGLALSRQNLPVLDPAKVVDASKGGYVLEEASEGLPKVILIATGSEVSLALAARERLEAEGTPTRVVSMPCIEWFRAQDRSYQQRVLPPAVKARVSVEAAVSQGWREIVGEAGEIVALDHFGASANVKVLFEQFGFTPDNVVTAAHTSLERVGEITGTTTGN; encoded by the coding sequence GTGACCGAGACCGCACCCGGCATCGTTCAGACCCACCCGGACTGGTGGACCGAACTCGATTCCAGAGCGGTGGACACCGCCAGGCTGCTGGCGGCCGACGCCGTGCAGAAGGTGGGCAACGGCCATCCCGGCACGGCGATGAGCCTGGCGCCGCTGGCGTACCTGCTCTTCCAGCGAACCATGCGCCACGATCCGACCGACCCGAACTGGGTCGCCCGCGACCGGTTCGTGCTGTCCAACGGGCACTCCTCGCTGACCCTCTACATCCAGCTTTTCCTGGCCGGCTACGGGCTCGAGCTCGAAGACATCAAGTCGCTGCGGACCTGGGGCTCGCTGACCCCGGGGCATCCCGAGCACGGCCACACCTCGGGCGTCGAGACCACCACCGGTCCGCTCGGCCAGGGCGTCGGCAACGCCGTCGGCTTCGCGATGGCGGCCCGCCGCGAGCGCGGCCTGCTCGACCCGGACACCGCGCCCGGCGAGTCGGTGTTCGACCACCAGATCTATGTCATCGCCGGCGACGGCTGCCTGCAGGAGGGCGTCTCGGGCGAGGCGTCCTCACTGGCCGGCCACCAGCAGCTGGGCAACCTGACCCTGATCTGGGACGACAACCACATCTCCATCGAGGACGACACCAACATCGCCTTCTCCGAGGACGTCTGCAAGCGGTACGAGGCCTACGGCTGGCACGTCCAGCAGGTCGAGTCCGGCGAGGACGTGGTGGCGCTGGAGGCCGCGCTCGAAGCGGCCCGGGCCGAGACCGACCGGCCGTCCTTCATCGCGGTCCGCACCATCATCGCCTGGCCCGCGCCCACCAAGCAGAACACCGGCAAGGCGCACGGCTCGGCGCTCGGCGACGAGGAGATCGCCGAGACCAAGAAGATCCTGGGCTTCGACCCCGGGATCGATTTCGCGGTCGACCCCGAGATGCTGCAGCACACCCGCAAGGCCGTCGACCGGGGCCGCGCCGCCCGGGCCGAGTGGCAGCCGGCCTTCGACGCCTGGGCCGCCGACAACACCGAGCGCAAGACGCTGTTCGACCGGATGGTCGAGCGCAGCCTGCCGCCGGGCTGGGCCGACTCGCTGCCGAGCTTCCCCACCGAGAAGGACGGCAAGCCGAACTCGATCGCCACCCGGGCCGCCTCGGGCAAGGTGCTCAGCGCGCTGGCCGGGGTGCTGCCCGAGCTGTGGGGCGGCTCGGCCGACCTGGCCGAGAGCAACAACACCACCATGGAGGGCGAGCCGAGCTTCGTGCCGGCCGACCGGCAGACCAAGGCCTTTCAGGGCGGCCCGTACGGCCGGACGCTGCACTTCGGCATCCGCGAGCACGCGATGGGCTCGATCATGAACGGCATCGCGCTGCACGGCGGCACCCGGATCTACGGTGGCACCTTCCTGGTGTTCAGCGACTACATGCGCCCGCCGGTGCGGCTGGCGGCCATCATGCAGTTGCCCACCATCTACGTCTGGACCCACGACTCGATCGGCCTCGGCGAGGACGGCCCGACCCACCAGCCGGTGGAGCACCTGGCCTCGCTGCGCGCCATCCCCGGCCTGGACGTGGTCCGGCCGGCCGACGCCAACGAGACCGCGGTCGTCTGGCGGGCGGTGCTGGAGCACAACGACCGGCCGGCCGGGCTGGCGCTGTCCCGGCAGAACCTGCCGGTGCTCGACCCGGCCAAGGTGGTCGACGCCAGCAAGGGCGGCTACGTCCTGGAAGAGGCCTCCGAGGGCCTGCCCAAGGTGATCCTGATCGCCACCGGCTCCGAGGTGAGCCTGGCGCTGGCGGCCCGCGAGCGGCTGGAGGCCGAGGGCACCCCGACCCGGGTGGTGTCGATGCCGTGCATCGAGTGGTTCCGTGCCCAGGACCGGTCCTACCAGCAGCGGGTGCTGCCGCCGGCGGTCAAGGCCCGGGTCAGCGTCGAGGCCGCCGTGTCGCAGGGCTGGCGCGAGATCGTCGGCGAGGCCGGCGAGATCGTCGCGCTGGACCACTTCGGCGCCAGCGCCAACGTCAAGGTGCTGTTCGAGCAGTTCGGCTTCACCCCGGACAACGTGGTCACCGCCGCCCACACCAGCCTCGAGCGAGTAGGCGAGATCACCGGCACCACCACCGGCAACTAG
- a CDS encoding RNA polymerase-binding protein RbpA, with translation MAGGSAIRGSRVGAGPMGERERGESAPRQWVSFFCANGHETKPAFAIEALVPDTWDCPRCGYPAGRESAAPPAAPRNEPYKTHLAYVKERRSDADGDAILEEALARLRARRGEA, from the coding sequence GTGGCAGGTGGCAGCGCAATCCGCGGCAGCCGGGTAGGCGCCGGGCCGATGGGCGAGCGGGAGCGGGGCGAGTCCGCCCCCCGCCAGTGGGTGTCGTTCTTCTGCGCCAACGGCCACGAGACCAAGCCTGCCTTCGCGATCGAGGCGCTGGTGCCCGACACCTGGGACTGCCCGCGCTGCGGTTACCCCGCCGGCCGCGAATCCGCCGCACCGCCGGCCGCCCCCCGCAACGAGCCGTACAAGACCCACCTGGCCTACGTGAAAGAACGCCGCTCGGACGCCGACGGCGACGCCATCCTCGAAGAGGCGCTGGCCCGGCTGCGGGCCCGCCGCGGCGAGGCCTGA
- the tal gene encoding transaldolase: MSDALADLSAQGVSIWLDDISRERLVSGNLQQLIDAKHVVGVTSNPSIFQKAMEGAAEEDSAYAQQVHDLAVREVALEEAVRLLTAFDIRWACDVLRPVFDSTDGQDGRVSIEVDPRIAHDSDKTTAEAAALWWLVDRPNVMIKIPATEAGLPSITAATAAGISVNVTLIFSIERYRKVMDAYLDGLRQAREAGIELSTIRSVASFFVSRVDTEIDKRLDKIGTDEAKAVRGKAGIANARLAYEAFQEVFTGPDWQELKSAGAHVQRPLWASTGVKDPAYDDTMYVTQLVARDTVNTMPEATLNAVADHGVISGPTADSGYDEARQVVTDLSALGIELHEVTELLESEGVDKFMDSWATLAESVQKQLTEGAKKADNGDPSKAGNNDREGSSA; the protein is encoded by the coding sequence ATGAGCGACGCACTCGCCGACCTGTCGGCCCAAGGCGTGTCCATCTGGCTCGACGACATCAGCCGCGAGCGGCTGGTCAGCGGCAACCTGCAGCAGCTGATCGACGCCAAGCACGTGGTCGGCGTGACCAGCAACCCGTCGATCTTCCAGAAGGCGATGGAGGGCGCCGCCGAGGAGGACTCGGCCTACGCCCAGCAGGTGCACGACCTGGCGGTGCGCGAGGTGGCCCTGGAAGAAGCCGTCCGGCTGCTGACCGCCTTCGACATCCGCTGGGCCTGTGACGTGCTGCGCCCGGTGTTCGACTCGACCGACGGGCAGGACGGCCGGGTCTCGATCGAGGTGGACCCGCGGATCGCCCACGACAGCGACAAGACCACCGCCGAGGCGGCCGCGCTGTGGTGGCTGGTCGACCGCCCGAACGTGATGATCAAGATCCCGGCCACCGAGGCCGGGCTGCCCTCGATCACGGCGGCGACGGCGGCCGGCATCAGCGTCAACGTGACCCTGATCTTCTCGATCGAGCGCTACCGCAAGGTGATGGACGCCTACCTCGACGGGTTGCGGCAGGCCCGCGAGGCCGGCATCGAGCTGTCCACCATCCGCTCGGTCGCCTCGTTCTTCGTGTCCCGGGTGGACACCGAGATCGACAAGCGGCTGGACAAGATCGGCACCGACGAGGCCAAGGCCGTGCGCGGCAAGGCCGGCATCGCCAACGCGCGGCTGGCCTACGAGGCATTCCAGGAGGTGTTCACCGGACCGGACTGGCAGGAGCTGAAGTCGGCCGGCGCGCACGTCCAGCGCCCGTTGTGGGCCTCCACCGGCGTCAAGGACCCGGCCTATGACGACACCATGTACGTCACCCAGCTGGTCGCCCGCGACACCGTCAACACGATGCCCGAAGCCACCCTGAACGCGGTCGCCGACCATGGCGTGATCAGCGGCCCGACCGCCGACTCCGGCTACGACGAGGCCCGCCAGGTGGTCACCGACCTGTCGGCGCTGGGCATCGAGCTGCACGAGGTCACCGAGCTGCTCGAGTCCGAGGGCGTCGACAAGTTCATGGACTCCTGGGCCACCCTGGCCGAGAGCGTGCAGAAGCAGCTGACCGAGGGCGCGAAGAAGGCCGACAACGGCGATCCCAGCAAGGCCGGCAACAACGACCGCGAGGGCTCGTCGGCATGA
- the zwf gene encoding glucose-6-phosphate dehydrogenase — protein MSLTEDQDEDQSPAIDAGDGPEIRPGLGSNPLRDPRDRRLPRVPEPCALVVFGVTGDLARKKLLPAVYDLANRGLLPADFVLLGFARRDWADGDFESLAKKAAKEHARTGWNEEVWTRLSGDIKFVAGSFDDDAAFDELATTLDDLRQSHGIKGNAAFYLSVPPSMFPIVLKQMERTKMADNATSGGWRRVVVEKPFGHDLPSAKALNALVDEVFTAEDVFRIDHYLGKETVQNLMALRFANQLFEPVWNSNYVDSVQITMAEDVGIGGRAGFYDVTGAARDVLQNHLLQLLALTAMEEPVEFTAEAIRTEKLKVLRAIRLPADRGAYAIRGQYQQGWLAGERVAAYRAEKDVPEDSKTETYAAVRLGIDTRRWAGVPFYLRTGKRLPRRVTEIAVLFKKAPHLPFSHTDTEELGHNQLVVRVQPDEGVTLKFGSKVPGSMMEVRDVAMDFLYGEAFTESSPEAYERLILDVMLGDATLFPRNEEVEASWRVIDPLEEFWAGQEPAAYRAGEWGPKASDEMLARDGRRWRRP, from the coding sequence GTGAGTCTGACCGAGGACCAGGACGAGGACCAGTCCCCCGCGATCGACGCCGGCGACGGCCCGGAGATCCGGCCGGGACTGGGTTCCAACCCGCTGCGCGACCCCCGCGACCGGCGGCTGCCCCGGGTTCCCGAGCCGTGCGCCCTGGTGGTCTTCGGGGTCACCGGCGACCTGGCTCGCAAGAAGCTGCTGCCGGCCGTCTATGACCTGGCCAACCGCGGCCTGCTGCCGGCCGACTTCGTGCTGCTCGGTTTCGCCCGCCGCGACTGGGCGGACGGCGACTTCGAGTCGCTGGCGAAGAAGGCGGCCAAGGAGCACGCCCGCACCGGGTGGAACGAGGAGGTCTGGACCCGGCTGTCGGGTGACATCAAGTTCGTGGCCGGCTCCTTCGACGACGACGCCGCCTTCGACGAGCTGGCCACCACGCTGGACGACCTGCGCCAGAGCCACGGCATCAAGGGCAACGCCGCCTTCTACCTGTCCGTCCCGCCGAGCATGTTCCCGATCGTGCTCAAGCAGATGGAGCGCACCAAGATGGCCGACAACGCCACCTCCGGCGGCTGGCGCCGGGTCGTGGTGGAGAAGCCGTTCGGGCACGACCTGCCCAGCGCCAAGGCCCTCAACGCGCTGGTCGACGAGGTGTTCACCGCCGAGGACGTGTTCCGGATCGATCACTACCTGGGCAAGGAGACGGTGCAGAACCTGATGGCGCTGCGCTTTGCCAACCAGCTCTTCGAGCCGGTCTGGAACTCCAACTACGTCGACTCGGTGCAGATCACGATGGCCGAGGACGTGGGCATCGGCGGGCGGGCCGGGTTCTACGACGTCACCGGCGCCGCCCGGGACGTGCTGCAGAACCACCTGCTGCAGCTGCTGGCGCTGACCGCGATGGAAGAGCCGGTGGAGTTCACCGCCGAGGCCATCCGCACCGAGAAGCTGAAGGTGCTGCGGGCGATCCGGCTGCCCGCCGACCGGGGCGCGTACGCCATCCGGGGTCAGTACCAGCAGGGCTGGCTGGCCGGTGAGCGGGTGGCCGCCTACCGGGCCGAGAAGGACGTGCCGGAGGACTCCAAGACCGAGACCTACGCCGCCGTCCGGCTCGGGATCGACACCCGGCGGTGGGCCGGCGTGCCGTTCTACCTGCGCACCGGCAAGCGGCTGCCGCGCCGGGTGACCGAGATCGCGGTGCTGTTCAAGAAGGCGCCGCACCTGCCGTTCAGCCACACCGACACCGAGGAGCTGGGGCACAACCAGCTGGTGGTCAGGGTGCAGCCGGACGAGGGCGTCACGCTGAAGTTCGGCTCCAAGGTGCCCGGCTCGATGATGGAGGTCCGCGACGTCGCGATGGACTTCCTGTACGGCGAGGCGTTCACCGAGTCCAGCCCGGAGGCCTACGAACGGCTGATCCTCGACGTGATGCTCGGCGACGCGACGCTGTTCCCGCGCAACGAGGAGGTCGAGGCGTCCTGGCGGGTGATCGACCCGCTGGAGGAGTTCTGGGCCGGTCAGGAGCCTGCGGCCTACCGGGCCGGCGAGTGGGGGCCCAAGGCCTCTGATGAGATGCTGGCCCGCGACGGGCGCCGCTGGCGGCGGCCATGA
- the tpiA gene encoding triose-phosphate isomerase — translation MARTAATRTPLIAGNWKMNLNHLEALALVQKVAFSLKPQHFEAVEVVVLPPFTDIRSVQTLVDGDKLALRYGGQDLSPHASGAYTGDISGGMLAKLGCSYVVVGHSERREYHQESDELVNAKVLAAYASELTPILCVGERLDVREAGGQVGHCVDQLCAALAGVSAEQAASVVIAYEPVWAIGTGKVATPADAQEVCAAVRARLAELYSPELAAGVRILYGGSVKSTNAGEIVAQPDVDGALVGGASLDGAEFAGICIAAGGGPFPA, via the coding sequence ATGGCCCGCACGGCGGCAACGCGCACGCCCCTGATCGCCGGCAACTGGAAGATGAACCTCAACCACCTCGAGGCGCTGGCCCTGGTGCAGAAGGTCGCCTTCAGCCTCAAGCCGCAGCACTTCGAGGCCGTCGAGGTGGTGGTGCTGCCGCCGTTCACCGACATCCGCTCGGTGCAGACGCTGGTGGACGGCGACAAGCTGGCGCTGCGCTACGGCGGCCAGGACCTGTCCCCGCACGCCAGCGGCGCCTACACCGGTGACATCTCCGGCGGCATGCTGGCCAAGCTGGGCTGCAGCTACGTCGTGGTCGGGCACTCCGAACGCCGCGAGTACCACCAGGAGAGCGACGAGCTGGTCAATGCCAAGGTCCTCGCGGCCTACGCCAGCGAGCTGACCCCGATCCTGTGCGTCGGCGAGCGGCTGGACGTCCGCGAGGCCGGTGGGCAGGTGGGGCACTGCGTCGACCAGTTGTGCGCCGCGCTGGCCGGCGTCTCCGCCGAGCAGGCGGCCAGCGTCGTCATCGCCTACGAGCCGGTGTGGGCGATCGGCACCGGCAAGGTGGCCACCCCGGCCGACGCCCAGGAGGTCTGCGCGGCGGTCCGGGCCCGGCTGGCCGAGCTGTACAGCCCCGAGCTGGCGGCCGGCGTCCGGATCCTGTACGGCGGTTCGGTGAAGTCCACCAACGCCGGTGAGATCGTGGCCCAGCCGGACGTCGACGGCGCCCTGGTCGGCGGCGCCAGCCTGGACGGAGCCGAGTTCGCCGGAATCTGCATCGCGGCCGGCGGCGGTCCGTTTCCGGCTTGA
- the secG gene encoding preprotein translocase subunit SecG — protein MIITLLSIVLIVASLLLMVLVLLHRGKGGGLSSMFGGSMYSSLSGSSVVERNLDRLTVIAGLVWSICIIGLGLLYKAS, from the coding sequence ATGATCATCACGTTGCTGTCGATTGTCCTGATCGTCGCGAGCCTGCTGTTGATGGTTCTGGTGTTGCTGCACCGCGGCAAGGGCGGCGGCTTGTCCTCGATGTTCGGCGGCTCGATGTACTCCAGCCTGTCAGGCTCCTCCGTGGTCGAGCGCAACCTCGACCGGCTCACCGTCATCGCGGGCCTGGTCTGGTCCATCTGCATCATCGGCTTGGGGCTGCTTTACAAGGCGAGCTGA